TTTATATTTTGGTGGATTCGAGattatttttagaagaaaacGTGTTTTGTGTTTTCTAGAAGTAGACGTATCCTGCTTCTTGACGCTTCTGCATCCCGCATCAATTGATATTAGAGCCTCAACTTATCCTTATCTGGTGGCTAATACATGAGATGGTAGCAATTCCAATGACAGAAAACTTAGCAAGTATTACGTGACGTATTGCTAGCACTCACAAATATCTTTGCTAGGATGCTGTCATTGAAGCATGGAAACAATAGGAATAACTATCATGGAGACATAACTCACGGGCAACCTATTGGTAAGCAAATTTCATATAGACCTTATAAGAGAATTGCAAGCTTTaatggttatttttataaagaagaaTTTCTTAATTAGTTACTTGATCTAGATGATTTATTTGATTCTGAGAATATTTCTTAGGAGAGAAAAGTTTGACTTGCTTTGTATAAACTTGTGTGTATGTCTTAAGTTGGTGGGAATGAGTACGTACAATCTAATAGAACCCAACAAGACAAAATTCGTTCACGGTCAAGGATGAAAAAGATGCTTGCtatcaaattttatcctttgaatTGTGATGAACTTTTTTCATATACAAaacaagattattattattggccAAGAAATTCatacttgaattatttttaagagCCAAATATTTCACCATTAAAGGAAGAATTGcatgttgaagaaaatattgttcttgaagattatgtagaagtcaaagaacaaaatatagagatttcTGAAGAAATTAATGAAGGTCTTGTTATGGAAGAAGATCCTAAAATCAAGATTATTGTGGAGGAGAATAATAAAGATCCTATTATAGAGAAAGTTCTTGAAGTTGAGATGGTAGATCATTGAggaatgttaggttctaaggatttaggatctaaatgtattagaacttcaatgtgtaatgttagcaaaccatgatcaaaacttaaaGTCTAGATTTATGCTGCTCAAAGTgatttatgtgtaaagttggaatcgagtaattgtAGAAAATTACTGTTCAATTTCTACAAGGCTCGATtaatcgaaaattagacttgatcgatcgaagctcgtgtataatgttttttctgcagaatttccaactcaacctaagcccatatgacatgtagggttttatgttttgccttaagtaaaaaaagaaaaaccctagccacattttaggggttgttgatatgctgtgtgtgtgaatctcttgtgagatctagagatatttgccttcatacacacttagggttatcaatattaagattgatgtcaagagtttggtgatcgcttcagttgttgcataaagagcttaaagaaaaacaaagtgggagtacttgtggttgctatggatcaaggaaagaagtagtctgtggacttgGAGTTGTCACGtgatcgtggtagtaagttttctacttgaggtagcaatagaatgttagtggtctaattcgttattgtaaaacttcaattcttttatagtagATCTGTTTTActttgaggatagttaggttaaatcatcCCCAGGTCTTTTACCGATTTtcttttcctaggttatcatatcgtgtgttatttattttccacattgtttacatgatatgatttacttgtgttaacctagatttgaataatttagctaagtaatcacttggctaaataattaggttaaacaacttgtgttttaaagggtctaaaaatgtaaaagtggtatcagagcgggttagTTCTAGTAtttagatcctttgatctaagagttgatcgttgacccttgttgtcatggaacacggtcactctcttgtgatcTCACCTCATTTTGATGGGAACAACTATGCCTATTgaaaagtaaggatgaaagcattcctgaaatccattgatgagagagtctagAATTctgttgaatacggatgggagaagcccactactcctgttagtgagtggtaAACTTCTGAGAAAGAAGCAGTCACTTTTAATAGCAAAGCCATGAATGCTATTtataatgctgtttctatggaggaatttaaaagaatctctaatgttgaggttgctcatactgcatggaatattctccaaactgtgcatgaaggcacaaaggtaGTTAAGATTAACAAACTACAGCAGTTAactactagatttgaaagtattaaaatgtctgatgatgaatgttttgatgaattctatgctaaactaaatgatattgttaactcTGCTTAGAATTTGGGTGAAATCTTTAATCAACCtaagattgttaggaagataCTTAGATCCTTGACTaaggactttagacccaaggtgactgtcattactgaaagcaaggatgtggactccatccctgttgatgaacttgtacgATTTCTCCAATCTTATGAGTTAGACCTACCCAAGACAaataaatccaaatcaatggttCTTAaatcagttgatgatgttgatgagaatggatttgatgatgaactctaTACTACAGAGATTGcataccttgccaagaactttagaaattttcttaggaatAATAACAAAAGGGCAAGAAGTAAAAACAATGTTGAACCTAggaattttaggaggaatgaaCCCACTAAAGTAAACAATACTGATaaacctaaagagaaagtaggtcaaacttctaataattctatgggtcaacaatgttttgattatcaagggtatggtcatgtgaaatcaAAATGTCCTACATTCTTGAGATCAGAGGGTAAAGCTATgactgtaacccttagtgatgatgaagtttctgatcatggGTCTGGTAGTGATAAGGATGGAAACTTTATTGCTTTCACAGCTACTGCTGTAGTTAATGAAAGTGTTGTGGTTGAtaagaacccttctgatggggaactctctgagaatGCTGATTTAcaagaagcctataataagCTTTGCAAGGTTGCTGCAAaagatgctatgaatgttgatttAGGTTTACAGAAAATTGcttctcttgaacttgataagaaagatttgctcttgaaattgtttgatgctaatgaattgctTGATAATGTGAAGACTAAGAACATGTTGTTGCTTGATAAGTTAataatttggaacttgaattatctgttgctaaagaacaaacaaataggttATCTAGTTCCAAACTTGAACACATGTTGAGTATTCAAAAGTCTCCCTTAGACAAAACTAGTCTAGGTTTTGAAGATAGCATCTCTGTGCCTAAGACTCATTCCGCAAACTTTGTTGCTTCTTCTAAGCCTCCtgtgagtgagattgtcaaaccagtagaagttacacctcctaggaagaCTAGGGTTGATCTTAAAGAGTTTAAGCCTAAGAATCCTACCATTCCTAAGGATAAGGAGCATGATAGACCTttatgggtttgtcatttttgtggaaagactaGACACATTCTTCCaaattgtttcaagttgcaagctgtTAAGCaagcaaataaaccaaaagtacttgtgcctcaagcacaagatcccatggtacttattggtgagttggtaaaggttttaaacctttattccaatcctagagttgctcatcattctaatatgaataataactccaatgcAAAAGTtgcatttaaaaagttttggatgcaaaaggctcgatctaattgagtctttctaggtccttgtgcttcatctttctattctttgtgaccattcttctttgttgtttttgttttctttgtttataagatttgcattgcataacattcatacatttcatgctaggttgtttttgttaattcttttcaaaataaaataagtaaataaaaaagaaaaggaaggaaaaatgggttttgcattatttttcttgtatttgaaatcaaggttggccatattatttttacataacatgtttatgtacctcatttagcttggatgagcttattttattaCACCTTACTAGTTttagctttgtagtgcatgttgtgtgggagttgtttatagtttttaatcacataatcttgatcttgaagtcacatgcttttgattgtaaggactaaaaaatcctaagagaaaggcttaaataaccatctcaccattatttactagccaatcatgaacaccttagtgcatatcttatgattttgtgctcaagaaagtatagcacatgcacaaaaagaatataaggtgtAGCATCggtttataataataaaattggtgtgtacattattgggatataataaattcaaattgaaataaaattggtgtgtacattatgaggtaaaacaagaaatttacatgattgcaagcttgttttctaggagatgtgatagttatatgatgtaactctttaggtgatagtcactttcaaacttatgtgatgaattttgtagaaattgtgattgatcaTTGTTTAgttatcacctcacatgtatctcgaGCTAttctagttgcacacactacacaagttattctttgctaaacttagtacattATATTATGTGTGAAcctgttgtggccatccaagattaaaagttccttgattttggtgcaaaatatgttttaatGTTTAAGCTTCGaagacaaattgattgaaaatcttgtttttgaaagatctgggttgaattcaagggtttttgaaaaacttttcatctcatactcatgcattctATTCATAAAACATTGTGCTTTGAGAAGTTTCTGCCTTAAAATGCTCtgcttttcaaaaaattgatttttccagaattttgatcgatcgaatctGTTTCTCGACTGATCGAAAATGCGATAAAAACCTTGGTTACAATCTACCTGGCTTAATCGTTGCTCAATTGATGCTGGATCGATCGAATGTGTTTTTTGATCAATTGAATCTAATTTTCAACCGATCGAAAATCATTCagagagttttttaaaactaGCTTTTCTCACATGTTCTTCACtttattcaaacttttcaaaaagttttttactCTTTCTCTTCGATCGATCCAGTTCAAgtcattttttgtcattttcttcctAATTTTTCTCAAGGTTTTTGTCTTCAAGTGCTGGTAAGACCTTtctacccctttttttttcattttaatcacatatttcatgcatttttcatgcattttaaggGAAATTTTTGGACCCATAggaaattggggtttttgatttttgatttggtttctttcaaaattgatcaaCAGGTTTTTGTTCTTAGGAGTTGTAAACATATTTCCCATgcattaatttgatcaatttggtgatttgaggaaaattggaaattctagggcttgaaactacaTGAAATTGGTGATTTTGTTCAGTTGGGctgtaattggttaatttgacttgtgaaattgattgattatgtcATTATATGATGATTTCTATGTAGTGTAAtgattaattactcaatttagttaaatttttgaaagtgggtttttcaaaatttggggttttttgttctaaaactctatgttcaagtcaattcttcatttttaaagtataattgAATGGTTCtcaatgcattagagcatgcatcatttGTTTATTCTATTAATGCTTCATCTAGATTGATATTTTCTATTGTTGTTTTCCCTCTAACCTTGTCTGATGCAGTATGCCCttagttttctttgttttctttcttttggtttcTGTTTtggtctttccttttcttcccttagcatcatggttaggaagatTAGAGCCAATAAGAAAACCACCTCCACCTCTACCCCAACTTTTGATAGTGAGCGATTTCGGTCTATGTGGGCTGAGAGGAAAATTGTGTTAGATGAGTTAGACCTAGAAATAGGAGGAACTTTGAGCATAGGGGCTGGTTACCTTTGTTGGACATTTCTCATCCTCCTCCGACtgccttgattagagagttctattcgAATCTCTCTGTCCACTCCGATGATTCCAACAATCACTATGTGATGAGTTGGATAAAGGGTGAAGAGTATATCATTACTCCTTCAGTAGTGGCCTCTGCTCTTGGGGTACCTTTGGTATGACAACCAGTATACCCTTATGATGAGACCCCTCTTCTTGATGACATTATGTTATATCTCACCGGTACTTCCATTTAGTGGGGTATTGATCCTTGGATTACCTCCCATGAGCTTACCGAGATTCATTATTTGCTTTTCTGGATTTCTTGTCATTCCATCTGGCCCATCTCTCACTTGCACACCATTCCTATtgagagatgtgcatttttgtatacCCTTGGGACTAATGCTCCTATGAGTTttcctactttttttatttgttccttggttgaggttcataggagtagttctacaGCATATggtcttttcttctctgtttttatACATTGGATTTTGTTACATCTAGGATTAGATGAGTCTCCTGCTTCTAAGCCCGTACATATTATAGCTCCTATAagtgccaccttccttaggcagagAGCAGCTCAGATGAAACCTAGCTTTAAACGCCCTAGAGTAGAGTCTTCCTTTGGTGCTGCACCACCTCCCCCTCCTCCTTCTTTAGGTGACCCTATAGCTGAGGTGTTTGTCGATCCCATTGCCGTTGTTGATCCTCCACCTTCTACTTTGGGTGATTCTAGTATTCAAAGAATGTTGGATACTGTCATGACTGTTCAAGCGGCTCATGGTTAGCTTTTGGTGGATGTACTCACGGAGCTTCAGGCCTTGCGTACAAATTAGGCGAGCATTCGACGGTCTactccaccacctccttttgatgatgagtcttgATTGTCCTTTGGCAATTTGTCACAAAAAGAGGGAGTACATATGGATGGAGATAGGGggagtttttggttttttggagCTATGGAGCTTTAGATTGTACCTAGGTGCTTCatcttgtatttatttatttattttttagctcATGATGTGTTTACcttgatgtatttatttttatggaatgtATATGTTAGAGGGAgacattatgtttttatttctgtttcttaTTTCACATGTGCTACATTGgctattgatttatattatgaggttattcatgatatatgtcttttattttctgttttatgaaatcaagaatttattttgtttttacttgtattttccacatgtgcgtttatgtgtttgttgagtgttacAGGAATATACAGGTTAATTCAATCGTACTGCTGTCTACACtggcaactgatagatagtagttaggttgaattgtttttgggtattttattgtaatgggctattttgtaactttgagcattttttgttttgtttttgttatgtgttttgtcacggattgccaaagggggagtttgttaggttctaagaattTAGGATCTAAatatattagaacttcaatgtgtaatgttggcaaaccatgatcaaaacttagagtttagatttaggctgctcaaagtgatttatgtgtaaagttggaatcgagaaATTGCAGAAAATTGCTGTACAATTTCTGtaaggctcgatcgattgaaaattagacttgatcgatcgaagctcgtgtagaatgttttttctatagaatttccaactcagtccaagcccatatgacgtgtagagttttatattttgccttaagtataaaaagaaaaaaccctagccatgttttaggGGTTGTtgatatgttgtgtgtgtgaatctcttgtgagatttagaggtgtttgccttcatacaaacttagggttatcaagattaagattgatgtcgagagcttggtgatcgctttagttgctgcataaagagcgtaaagaaaaacacaagtggaagtacttgtggttgctatggatcaaggaaagaagtaatCCATGGAGtcagagctgtcacgtggttgtggtagtaagttttctacttgaggtagtaaaaggatgttagtggtctaattcgctattgtaaaacttcaattctttcatagcggatctgttttaccttgagaatagctaggttaaatcctccctaggttttttaccagtttagttttcctgggttatcatatcgtgtgttatttattttccgcattgtttatatgatattatttacttgtgttaacctagatttgaataatttacctaagtaatcacttggctaaataactaggttaaacaacttgtattttgaggggtctaaaaacgtgcGAGGAAGAAATTGAAGAGGAAGGTTTCAAGGATCTCAAtgaaatcaaatcacataattgTCAATCTCAAGATCCTTTTATTTTGGTGGTAAGCGATACACCgaagtttattgattttattggggTTAATAGATTTGATTCAATTGTTAGTTCTTATTTGGTAAATCTCTTCAATTACATGAAgaccaaacaaaaagaaattcaagtttatttgtttattccaTTGATAAATTGCAAGTATAGAAAGAAGATCAAGGGGCTTAAGCATttaaagtatttgtttatttggagcaaaagatttcagatttcaaaaATGAACTCGAGGACAagtttgtttcaagtggagGGGTCTGATGTAGGATAGAAtctacaatttattttttgtaattatttaattttggtatttttatgtaaaaaacgttattttaggttttggtgatttatttccttatgTTTAAGtgcttttaatgctttttaggttaAATTTGGTTCTTATTatggttaggtattaattaggaattattttagaatatattttcttatttgtcaAGTTTTACGGAGCCCTTAAATTGGCCTCTAAAtttgtaaatgattttttaaacaattattcaatcaataaaatttaaacttttatctctctattttcttatGGATTATAGACCTTTTCTCCTTAGGAATTCAAGGACCtttgtggattcaaggaacccTCATGGATTCGAGATTATTTTCAAAAGCAAACGTgtattgtttcttgttttctaaaaatagatgtgTTCTGCTTCTTGATGCTTTTGTATCCTACATCACATGTGGGGCTTAAACTTCCCTTATTAAGTGTGACCCAACATATGAGAATTTTTCGAATGAAAGGTTGCTAAGCAAATAAGCTCATTTGaatgtgaatttaatcatttaatctaaCATTTTCTCTTCATGTATTTAAATGGAAGGTAAGATGGAGAATTGGAGACATAGTTTAAACCCAAGATTTCCTATTTTGATATCATAATAGATTAATGATTATCGATTCtcctaaaagtttaaactattattAAGAAATGGTGAACCTTTTCATTTAATCTAACATTTTTCGCTCCTACTAGCTAAGTTgaagttgagacttgagagtttTATCACTTTTATGTGCCCACGTTGATTATCGCGTTTCTTCCCTTATATCATCCAGAtatttatacattattttaatgtaatCTCCATGATTTCATATTCTGTCAAATTAATTAGCTATATGCCTATATTGAATTCTTAAATTAGAAACTTTTGCTGTGTGCTGAGACTGATGCTctcatatacatatattatgcACGTTGTTGACGACACGAGCCCTCTTTGTAATAAACATCAATTCACGATCAcattcttctccaaaaaaaaaaaaaaaaattcacgaTCACATTGTGCCATCAAAGACTATTACTTTATTTGCTAACGTGCCACCAAGTAACTCCTCAAATAATATACATTTTATGTCACGATTCATAACATAATGGAACCATATATTCTctgcaataataataataataataatggaacCAAATACCCCCTTATAAAAGGCCATGCATTGTAGCCTCTTCAATACTGCACTAGTATCCTACATTCCCTTTGGTGCATACATAGCATACAAATGGCTTCCGCACGTTTCTTGTTTGCAACCTCTGTGCTTCTTTTGTCACTTCTAGTTATTGTCACTGCAAACGATTATGGATCTGCTCCAAAACCAGACTATAACCCACCAAAACCCCAAGCAAATTATAATCCTGATCTCCCCAAAATACCAGATTATGAGAAACCAAAACCCGAAGGAAATTATAAGCCTGATCTCCCCAAAATACCAGATTATGAGAAACCAAACCTTCCAGGAGGAAAGGATGAGCTACTGCCAACAATCTTCGATATTCAAGGGCTTGTTTTATGCAAATCAGGCTCCCAGTACTTCCCACTTAAAGGTAATCTCTACGTCTAATTGTTCTTTGTGAAGTTTACAATTATTGCTTCCTTTATGTACTTGTGAATAATGTTTTGATGAAAAGCTATCTTTATGTAGGCACGAAATCaatgaattatatttatatcacctaaataaataaatatatatatatatatatatatatatgaacactagtttttttttagaacaatttAAATACATTATGATAATGATTAAATGATAAATCACCGCTTGTCCAAAGCTTAAGTTATTaggaaataataaatttataatcatttaaattttgagACAAGTGATGAGTTTCATGACATAAGAGCAAGTGATCCGAGTTCTAATCCTGTTTCAATTCTGtctctcatttaaaattaaGTTTAAGAGTTGTAACTTAGTAGTATTAACCACTCTTTGTTATGAGAagaatcaaattgaaattttgaatccCCTCCCCATTGTTTTAAATATCAAAGTCTAATAATAATCCCTCCAAAAGCCTTGCTTATTAAAAGAGAGTTTAGGAGAGGATAATGTATCAAAATATAAGCGTTATAAggccacttaaaaaaaaaaaaagtgttttcctatgtaaattaagaaaattgcaTTTGTTTTTAAAGTATTCATTTTGAACTTTTCTTGTAAATGCAGGAGCTGTGGCAAGGATAACATGTGTGGCTGTTGATGAGAATGGGTACAAGACTGCTCCTTTCTCAATTTTGAGTAATAGATGTGATGAGAATGGCTACTTCTTTGCAACATTATCTCCTTATTCTAGCCTTGTAGAAAATAAGAAGATTAAGGAATGCAAGGCATTCCTAGATTATTCTCCACTGGATACTTGTAAAATTCCTACCGACGTTAACCACGGTATTAGTGGTGGTCTCCTTTATTCTTACCGCATCCTCAACgaaaagaatatgaaattatatTCTGTTGGGCCTTTCTTCTACACCTCGGAAACTCAATCAGTCCCTAATGGTTACTAGAGTATGTACTATAATGCCTATTTTGTTGAAGATCAGTCCCTAATGGTTACTAGAGTATGTACTATAATGCCTATTTTGTTGAAGTTATGTGGAATTGAATTCTGTTGTTTGGTATTGATTTTATTGGTGGTAGAAGGCTATTGCCTCTGCCATTTGAGAGATTTGTAATAAGATTTGTTCTATTAATATGTTGAGGGCATGTTTCTATGCTCTAGATTTAAGCCTTTGACTTTCTTTCTCCTTCAATTCATCCTTTGATCTGCACACACTTGAACAAAGACGTTTTGAAAGGGAGCCATAATCGAAGGCAGCACAAAATGGAGCCTTCTAATAATAACCTTAATAACAGCTTTGTGTAACTAATTGTAGAGGCTAATGCGTTTATATAGGTGTAAACTGTTAGGTCCTTCATATTTAAGAACTAAGggtgtcaaggattcaaagatAGGGTAAGGGTGTAAGGCAAGGGTGTAAGGCTCTTCAAGTGTGATTCAAAACTCTCAAACAGGGATGGAACAAGGATTTTATCATTAGGATTTAGGGGCTAaacatgaataaaattttttgaacattttagggaaaataaaataaaattcagagctaaattaatatataaacaaaatgatcattaattaaatattaacaaaataaaagatacatATTAATTGTATGTAATATTTCAACTCAATCATATATTATCTATTAAAATagaactcactttttttttttttaatatctcaaaaattatctacaatattgattttgtactaaatttggcaacaatttcccttttaatatacaaaatcataatttttattagaatatcgtattccattttgttgtgaaagactattaggttctaaaactttaaaacaattggcaaaccgtgagcacaaacttgtctagatatagatttcTAAGTCTATATGTTtgattagacaatgctcaatgtgTTACAAGTCAATTTCTAAAGAGTTCGATTGATCAAGAAACAGGTTCGACTGATCGAAATTCACAAGCATGAAATTCCTGCAGAATTCTATTTTAGCCCAAACTCTGCTTAAACGTTTTGGGTTTCAAGTGAAACacttctagtatataaaggaaaaccTTAActacattttcaaaacttttagAGACTTTGGAGGTgttcttgtgagatctaaaaagTATTGTACCTTTCTCTTTAAAAGTCACTATCGGAAATCATTCTCATATCATTAGATCTGATAGATCTAAAGTTGTTGCAACAAGATCAATAACTGCTGATAATCTAAACTTTCAAgagtggtcttggagtcacaaactgGAGAGTAtatgttgctaaacctttgagtgggatcttaAAATCACAAGCAAGGGTGCTTGTGTTGctgtaaatccaagaagagaaggagtcTGTAGATTCGGAGTTTGCATGTAGTCATGTCAGTAAATTACTACATGAGGTaacaatagatttagggttgaatctgattgtaaaaacttaaattctcttatagtggatttgttttaccttaagaatagctaggtcaaatcctctccAGGATTTTACCTTGAAATAGTTCGTTTCATCAGTTTTCCTCggtcatcatatcgtggtgtgatttattttccgttgttttgcatgatatgatatattgttgtttaacctaaatctgaataattaatttaagtaatcacttggttaatatattaggttaaacaatctgttttaaggggtctaaacgaaCAAACAAAGACAATATTCATGCTTGAACTTATTCCATAGTTCTAGTAGAAATTGGAAGAGTTAGTATAAATACACCCACTTATAAACAATTTGTTAGGCTATTGATTTAATATATTTGCCATTGACATAATTCtgagtaaataaaattttttttttttgaaatctacATGTAGAACTACATTATGCCCGTAAtagtgaatttttattttcaaaagtaTTTTTTCATGATTTGTGAAACCTTGTCTATAAAAATTGTTTactgataaaaaaatatatttaattttaaaaaagtatcAGGTGCCTCTCGAGGATCCAAAAGATGAGATAATAATAAGCAACTACGTGCTCACTAAATCAACGATTCAATTATTGTAATTGAGAAAGTTTTACAACATAGAAAACAATCAATAATGATACTCAATTCAAGTCATCATACTAATGAAAAAGAGGGGGTcacattaacaattttttagGTGGAGCCACAAAGTACGGCAACATCCAAATCccaaattcttaaaaattttaatttttggccCTAAAAAACACAATCAGAgtgtgtaaagttgtgatttccaactagtctttgttggctttaattttatgccaaatttgattgtaatttcttcaatcatttcctTATATTTATGTGGGTCTTAATTGTAAGGGATGGGTGTGAGAGATTGGtgaaaaatcaagtttcaaagaagAATCAGTGCAGTTCATGACTAGATCGTGAGAAGCTTGTGAAAAAGTATCCCACGAAAGGCCACGTATATAGCACATGACTAGAAGTTGAAGAGTTATGCCAAACTATCAAATTCGGGAGTACTTCGTGAGAAAGGCCATC
The sequence above is drawn from the Quercus lobata isolate SW786 chromosome 12, ValleyOak3.0 Primary Assembly, whole genome shotgun sequence genome and encodes:
- the LOC115970478 gene encoding proline-rich protein 3-like; translation: MASARFLFATSVLLLSLLVIVTANDYGSAPKPDYNPPKPQANYNPDLPKIPDYEKPKPEGNYKPDLPKIPDYEKPNLPGGKDELLPTIFDIQGLVLCKSGSQYFPLKGAVARITCVAVDENGYKTAPFSILSNRCDENGYFFATLSPYSSLVENKKIKECKAFLDYSPLDTCKIPTDVNHGISGGLLYSYRILNEKNMKLYSVGPFFYTSETQSVPNGY